A single region of the Streptomyces sp. NBC_00236 genome encodes:
- a CDS encoding ABC transporter ATP-binding protein has protein sequence MGTTTAVRTAALELKSVSRRHGRRGSGREAVALDAVSCVIPVGSFTAVVGPSGSGKSTFLQCAAGLDRPSSGTVRIAGTDLGTLSEAALTRLRRDRIGFVFQSHALNLVASLSIEENVVLPLVLAGADPGATDVLDRGRRLLERVGLSGRGSGGPAALSGGEQQRVAVARALVTEPDVVFADEPTASLDPESAALVLGLLRDAVRLDGRTVVMVTHDPVAASWADTVMTMDGGRLR, from the coding sequence GCAGCGGCCGGGAGGCGGTCGCGCTGGATGCGGTGAGCTGTGTGATTCCCGTGGGGAGTTTCACCGCGGTGGTCGGCCCCTCGGGGTCGGGCAAGAGCACGTTCCTCCAGTGCGCGGCGGGCCTGGACCGTCCGTCGTCGGGCACGGTACGGATCGCCGGGACCGATCTCGGCACGCTCTCCGAGGCCGCGCTGACCCGGCTGCGCCGGGACAGGATCGGCTTCGTCTTCCAGTCGCACGCGCTGAACCTGGTGGCATCACTGAGCATCGAGGAGAACGTCGTACTGCCGCTCGTCCTGGCCGGTGCCGATCCCGGGGCCACTGACGTGCTGGACCGTGGACGCCGGTTGCTGGAGCGGGTCGGGCTGTCCGGCCGGGGCAGTGGCGGACCGGCGGCCCTGTCGGGCGGTGAGCAGCAACGGGTGGCGGTCGCGAGGGCGTTGGTGACCGAACCCGATGTGGTCTTCGCGGACGAGCCGACGGCCTCCCTGGACCCCGAGTCCGCGGCGCTGGTGCTGGGGCTGCTGCGGGACGCGGTACGGCTCGACGGCCGCACGGTCGTCATGGTCACCCATGACCCGGTGGCGGCGAGCTGGGCGGACACGGTCATGACGATGGACGGGGGCCGGCTGCGATGA